A part of bacterium genomic DNA contains:
- a CDS encoding kelch repeat-containing protein → MRTKSLIGAVVGCIFLNVSSLFSAIGWIQATDSADWSKRRNPTVITFDTALWVIGGGGSGATNYNDVWYSKDGATWACATDSADWINRRSHSSVVFDEKIWVLGGAAGATFYNDVWYSPDGAIWACATDSADWPERSGHTSLVFNDTIWVIGGSGIGTGVIYRDAWYSLDGVTWTCATDSAEWSARSGHTTLVFNNKMWVIGGKGAGIGNNFNDVWYSTDGITWTCATDSAEWAARSGHTSVVYDGGMWVIGGSGASGKVYNDAWYSTNGITWICATDSAEVLARATHASDTLNDKIWAIGGRDSSYTLYNDVWYSGEIAAEEHLPVVRGQLSVNAYPNPFYTCTKICGSNEELKVYDLGCRVVGITKDGIWNGKDLMGKNAKQGIYFVRNNSKQSLKLIKLR, encoded by the coding sequence ATGAGGACAAAAAGTTTGATTGGAGCAGTTGTAGGTTGTATCTTTTTAAACGTATCTTCTTTGTTTTCGGCTATTGGCTGGATACAGGCAACGGATTCCGCAGACTGGTCAAAAAGAAGGAATCCTACCGTAATCACTTTTGATACTGCGCTGTGGGTTATCGGTGGTGGCGGTTCAGGGGCAACGAATTATAACGATGTATGGTATTCTAAGGATGGCGCAACGTGGGCTTGCGCGACGGATTCTGCGGATTGGATAAACAGAAGAAGCCACAGTTCGGTTGTATTCGATGAAAAGATATGGGTACTCGGGGGAGCAGCAGGAGCAACGTTCTATAACGATGTATGGTATTCCCCGGACGGCGCGATATGGGCTTGCGCAACGGATTCTGCGGATTGGCCGGAAAGGTCGGGGCATACGTCACTTGTATTTAACGATACGATATGGGTAATCGGGGGAAGCGGTATAGGCACGGGAGTAATTTATCGTGATGCGTGGTACTCGCTGGACGGCGTAACGTGGACTTGTGCAACGGATTCCGCCGAATGGTCGGCAAGGTCCGGACATACGACACTCGTATTTAACAATAAAATGTGGGTAATCGGAGGAAAAGGCGCCGGCATAGGAAACAATTTCAACGATGTATGGTATTCTACTGATGGGATAACGTGGACTTGCGCAACGGATTCCGCAGAATGGGCGGCAAGGTCGGGACATACGTCAGTCGTATATGACGGTGGAATGTGGGTAATCGGGGGAAGCGGCGCATCGGGTAAGGTTTATAATGATGCATGGTATTCTACGAATGGCATAACATGGATTTGCGCGACGGATTCCGCAGAAGTACTGGCAAGAGCAACACACGCATCGGACACGTTAAATGATAAGATATGGGCAATAGGGGGAAGAGATTCTTCTTATACTCTTTATAATGATGTATGGTATTCGGGGGAAATAGCGGCGGAAGAACATTTGCCGGTGGTCCGTGGACAGTTATCCGTAAACGCATATCCTAATCCGTTTTATACTTGCACGAAAATCTGCGGTTCAAACGAAGAACTAAAAGTCTATGACCTTGGATGCAGAGTCGTCGGAATCACGAAAGACGGTATATGGAATGGCAAAGACTTAATGGGGAAAAACGCAAAACAAGGTATATACTTCGTAAGGAACAACTCTAAACAATCTCTAAAACTTATCAAACTTAGATAA